One segment of Phragmites australis chromosome 13, lpPhrAust1.1, whole genome shotgun sequence DNA contains the following:
- the LOC133889053 gene encoding uncharacterized protein LOC133889053, which translates to MMARCPGAAAVRARWTVRSLAGAFVDLAFAWACLCLAAFATAAARLLALVGLPLPCTCARPHLPCLLAFLARYPARAIDSLLASLRSRFPFVAVGDEGRQEEDVEEEDEGEEEAVDGNLWRGREEREREAQCAELQRELEKERSASASATEEAMAMILRLQKEKSALEIEARQQRRTADERCAFYEDEVEELRDIVLLREREARALRKEVDAYRRLLGLGTEDDEDEEEMVTPHSIIMSEGEPSSSKSVNRNGGNDKIVQLGNDSVFSFKMPFLREELVPPVPVDHARGTGGNDDMIAVQTPGEVPVVGSKLKLDSSEDDGTETVEILPLYARSLNQGGDFHVDAAAGTEVTEQQTADEFQEVECGGVDKISHDHSESENDANIYDVHVVDDIFFSTEVKGVIGRSFSDATIQAEKLQTRAAADLLGGNLHAIKDAQDKIRLAANERRQSLQLQLLEDIANQLQEIKEAAEAGRHLYCPSKISKKN; encoded by the exons ATGATGGCGCGCTGTCCGGGCGCGGCGGCCGTGCGCGCGCGCTGGACGGTCCGCTCCCTCGCCGGCGCGTTCGTCGACCTCGCGTTCGCCTGGGCCTGCCTCTGCCTCGCCGccttcgccaccgccgccgcgcgcctccTCGCCCTAGTCGGCCTCCCGCTGCCTTGCACCTGCGCGCGCCCGCACCTCCCCTGCCTCCTCGCGTTCCTCGCGCGCTACCCCGCCCGCGCCATCGACTCCCTCCTCGCCTCCCTCCGCTCCCGCTTCCCCTTCGTCGCCGTCGGCGATGAGGGCCGGCAGGAGGAGGatgtggaggaggaagacgaaggtgaggaggaggccgtcgaTGGGAATCTGTGGCGGGGGAGGgaggagcgggagcgggaggcGCAGTGCGCGGAGCTGCAGCGGGAGCTCGAGAAGGAGCGCAGCGCGTCGGCGTCCGCGACCGAGGAGGCCATGGCCATGATCCTGCGCCTGCAGAAGGAGAAGTCCGCGCTCGAGATCGAGGCGCGCCAGCAGCGCCGCACCGCCGACGAGCGCTGCGCCTTCTACGAGGACGAGGTGGAGGAGCTCAGGGACATCGTGCTCCTAAGGGAGCGGGAGGCCCGCGCGCTGCGGAAGGAGGTGGACGCGTACCGCCGGCTGCTTGGTCTCGGCACagaggacgacgaggatgaggaggagatggtgACGCCGCACAGTATCATCATGTCTGAGGGAGAGCCGAGCTCGTCAAAATCCGTTAATAGGAACGGTGGTAATGACAAGATCGTGCAATTGGGGAATGATTCTGTGTTTAGCTTCAAGATGCCGTTCTTGCGTGAGGAACTGGTGCCACCTGTTCCTGTAGATCATGCCCGAGGGACAGGGGGAAACGACGATATGATAGCTGTTCAGACACCCGGTGAAGTTCCTGTGGTTGGATCAAAACTGAAGCTGGATAGCAGCGAAGATGATGGAACAGAGACGGTGGAAATCCTCCCCCTATATGCCCGGAGTCTAAATCAAGGTGGTGATTTTCATGTTGATGCTGCAGCTGGTACAGAAGTTACAGAGCAACAGACTGCTGATGAATTTCAGGAGGTAGAGTGTGGAGGTGTAGACAAGATTAGTCATGATCATTCAGAAAGTGAGAATGATGCAAATATCTACGACGTGCATGTGGTTGATGACATATTCTTCTCCACAGAAG TTAAGGGCGTGATTGGTCGAAGCTTCTCAGATGCAACAATACAAGCAGAAAAGTTGCAGACTCGTGCTGCTGCAGATCTCCTGGGGGGAAATCTGCATGCCATTAAAGATGCACAAGACAAGATAAGGCTTGCGGCAAATGAAAGGAGGCAGTCATTACAGTTGCAACTTTTAGAGGACATAGCTAATCAACTTCAAGAAATCAAGGAGGCTGCGGAAGCAGGGCGGCACTTGTACTGTCCTTCTAAAATTTCGAAGAAAAACTAG